The following proteins are encoded in a genomic region of Gimesia algae:
- a CDS encoding PDZ domain-containing protein — MMSDAHKARLNQHYAKYYKATLGVVCTDASGPLAAHMTNGAPDWWTGVGTNLDGNPGYGVVIMHVAPGSPADKAGLMKYDIILSFGSHRLASVRQLNSLLAKAQPGQDVKLSVIQVGEQGAVSTVDVTLGWSERINAPAQGNPPRTFTPQYPSASNFGNDDEYLINPKAPLKYQYAAPYEYAPKLDPSVPMDFGLTPKP; from the coding sequence ATGATGAGTGATGCTCACAAGGCCCGCTTGAACCAGCATTACGCGAAATACTACAAAGCCACTCTGGGCGTAGTTTGCACTGATGCCTCCGGCCCTCTCGCCGCCCATATGACAAACGGCGCACCAGACTGGTGGACCGGTGTCGGTACCAATCTGGACGGGAATCCCGGCTATGGTGTTGTCATTATGCACGTGGCTCCCGGGTCTCCAGCAGATAAGGCTGGCTTAATGAAGTACGATATCATCCTGTCTTTCGGCAGTCATCGTCTGGCTTCCGTTCGTCAGTTAAATTCCTTGCTGGCCAAAGCTCAACCAGGTCAGGACGTCAAGCTGTCTGTCATCCAGGTAGGAGAACAGGGTGCTGTCAGCACGGTTGATGTCACTCTCGGTTGGTCAGAACGGATCAATGCTCCTGCTCAGGGAAATCCGCCTCGCACCTTTACACCTCAATATCCTTCCGCGTCTAATTTTGGAAACGATGATGAATACCTCATCAATCCCAAAGCACCTTTGAAATATCAGTACGCTGCTCCGTATGAGTACGCTCCCAAGCTGGATCCCTCTGTTCCCATGGATTTTGGATTAACTCCTAAACCATAG
- a CDS encoding arylsulfatase has product MMMPDPVLPVFRIWQICPLLFLVILFSGPEQCWCAEQKPNILLIVADDLGYSDLGCFGGEIKTPQLDSLARQGVRLTQFYNTGRCCPSRGTIMTGQYPHRIGLGHMTRNLNQRGYQGHLSDEAITVAQILKQGGYRTFLSGKWHLGTEDPTKSGFEEFYGTLVSAKTFWDVDHFSRLPASRSTHTYPKGEFYGTDALGDYAIDFLRKGRQNPEQPWFLYLAFNAPHFPLHAPQEEILKYADRYQVGWDKIREERLTRMKKMGIVPPETKLSPRSRYWDWGEAEARVNPAWNSLPTDRRGDLARRMAIFAAMVDRMDQNIGRVITSLKQNNELENTLIIFTSDNGACAEWDPFGFDIRSSRNNTLYWGDQLDKMGGPDTHHSVGSGWANASNTPWRLYKHYNHEGGIASPGIVHWPAQIKQQGAIVSTPAHIIDIVPTLLTAAQVAYPTQWNGVKTIPLPGQSLFIPINNSSQTERTLYFEHQGNRAIREGRWKLSALRGGPWELYDISVDRTELNNLTEKHPEVVKQLDQKWQTWAKANFVLPFPTDYRIDYLAPLKK; this is encoded by the coding sequence ATGATGATGCCTGACCCGGTACTTCCTGTGTTTCGTATCTGGCAGATCTGCCCCCTGCTCTTTTTAGTGATACTTTTCAGCGGGCCTGAACAATGCTGGTGTGCCGAACAGAAGCCCAATATTCTGCTGATCGTTGCCGACGATCTGGGCTATAGTGACCTGGGATGTTTCGGAGGCGAGATCAAGACGCCCCAGCTGGATTCCCTCGCCAGGCAGGGTGTTCGACTGACTCAGTTTTATAATACAGGCCGCTGCTGTCCGTCCCGGGGCACGATTATGACTGGTCAATATCCACATCGGATCGGGCTGGGACACATGACGCGTAATCTGAACCAGCGCGGGTACCAGGGGCATCTCTCTGATGAAGCCATCACAGTTGCCCAGATCCTGAAACAGGGAGGCTACCGCACGTTCCTCTCCGGTAAATGGCATCTGGGAACGGAAGATCCGACGAAGTCTGGTTTTGAAGAATTCTATGGGACACTGGTCAGTGCCAAAACATTCTGGGACGTCGATCATTTCAGCAGGCTCCCCGCATCCCGGTCCACTCACACCTATCCTAAAGGGGAATTCTATGGCACGGATGCACTCGGCGATTACGCGATCGATTTTCTGCGAAAGGGAAGACAAAACCCGGAACAGCCCTGGTTTTTATATCTGGCCTTCAATGCGCCGCACTTTCCCCTGCATGCCCCCCAGGAAGAAATTCTCAAATATGCAGATCGCTACCAGGTGGGCTGGGATAAAATCCGGGAAGAACGATTGACACGTATGAAGAAAATGGGAATCGTGCCGCCGGAGACGAAACTTTCTCCCCGTTCACGTTACTGGGACTGGGGTGAAGCAGAGGCCCGCGTCAATCCTGCCTGGAATTCGCTGCCAACAGACCGCCGAGGTGATCTGGCGCGACGCATGGCGATTTTTGCCGCGATGGTGGATCGCATGGATCAGAATATCGGACGTGTAATCACCAGCCTCAAACAGAATAATGAGCTGGAGAATACGCTGATTATTTTCACTTCCGATAACGGTGCCTGCGCCGAATGGGATCCCTTTGGATTTGATATCCGCTCCAGTCGTAACAACACCTTATACTGGGGAGATCAACTCGATAAAATGGGCGGACCGGATACGCATCACAGCGTCGGTTCCGGCTGGGCAAATGCTTCAAATACTCCCTGGAGACTTTACAAACATTACAACCACGAAGGGGGTATCGCTTCCCCCGGCATCGTGCACTGGCCGGCACAGATCAAGCAACAGGGAGCCATTGTTTCAACACCCGCGCATATTATCGATATTGTCCCCACACTGCTGACGGCGGCTCAAGTTGCTTACCCCACTCAGTGGAACGGCGTGAAAACGATTCCCCTGCCAGGGCAAAGTCTATTCATCCCCATCAATAACTCTTCTCAGACCGAACGCACGCTCTACTTTGAACACCAGGGTAACCGGGCCATCCGGGAAGGTCGCTGGAAGCTCTCCGCTCTGCGCGGCGGACCGTGGGAACTGTATGATATCTCAGTCGATCGTACAGAACTGAATAATCTGACCGAAAAGCATCCGGAGGTCGTAAAGCAACTTGACCAGAAGTGGCAGACCTGGGCCAAAGCGAATTTTGTACTCCCTTTCCCGACAGATTACCGCATCGATTATCTGGCACCGTTGAAGAAATAA
- a CDS encoding YybH family protein, producing MNPLQRLTRSGLTVSAFSLLFMWDSSALQAQFQRTPLIASGEPEVTEPQKKSANSGAEAAVKKVAEQFKQAFDAGNAEKIASFWTPEGEYIESSGKRLAGRPDIQKMYTEYFKNSKGAKIQITIDAVREIGEKLAIEEGRTVVTVPESPPAFSQYTATHVKQDGKWKMASVKESAISPSLPQINLKDLEWLIGTWTTEDEGVTLKTIYRWLPGRKFIERTFVASTGKKSQQMGVQIIGIDPLSGDIMSWTFNTDGSHAIGIWMPVDGGWAIESRGVMANGMLTSANNIVTKIDDKGCRWQSVNRFVNGTELPDALEVVSKRD from the coding sequence ATGAATCCTCTACAGCGATTGACCCGCTCTGGTCTTACCGTATCTGCTTTCTCGTTATTATTTATGTGGGACAGTTCTGCCCTGCAGGCGCAGTTCCAGAGAACTCCGCTCATTGCCAGCGGTGAACCGGAAGTAACGGAACCCCAGAAAAAGTCAGCTAATTCTGGAGCCGAAGCAGCTGTCAAAAAAGTGGCTGAGCAGTTTAAACAGGCTTTTGATGCAGGGAATGCAGAAAAAATCGCCAGTTTCTGGACTCCCGAGGGAGAATATATCGAAAGCAGTGGCAAACGTCTGGCTGGTCGACCGGATATTCAGAAAATGTATACGGAATACTTCAAAAACAGCAAAGGCGCGAAAATCCAGATCACAATCGATGCGGTACGTGAAATTGGTGAGAAGCTGGCGATTGAAGAAGGACGGACGGTCGTGACAGTTCCCGAATCTCCCCCTGCATTCAGCCAATATACCGCAACCCATGTGAAACAGGATGGGAAGTGGAAGATGGCCAGCGTCAAAGAATCGGCAATCTCACCTTCATTACCTCAAATTAACTTGAAGGATCTGGAATGGCTGATAGGAACCTGGACCACTGAGGATGAAGGCGTCACATTAAAGACTATTTATCGCTGGTTGCCGGGAAGGAAGTTTATCGAAAGAACCTTTGTCGCGAGCACCGGAAAAAAATCGCAGCAGATGGGTGTTCAAATCATCGGCATTGATCCACTGAGTGGCGATATCATGTCCTGGACTTTCAATACTGATGGCAGTCATGCGATCGGAATCTGGATGCCCGTCGATGGTGGGTGGGCGATCGAATCCCGTGGTGTGATGGCAAACGGCATGCTCACGAGCGCTAATAACATTGTGACAAAAATTGATGATAAGGGCTGTCGCTGGCAGTCGGTCAATCGTTTCGTAAATGGAACGGAATTACCAGATGCACTCGAAGTGGTCTCCAAGCGAGATTAA
- the mprF gene encoding bifunctional lysylphosphatidylglycerol flippase/synthetase MprF codes for MLHRLKQLAPLAVIAIFMGAIWLLSRELKHYNIHDIRNAITHIPAWRLWAAGGLTVINYLVLIGYDYLAVRAIQHPLSLGKISLASFTGFVTSYNFGAVLGGTSVRYRLYSAWGLSAVEILQLVIMLGTTYWIGVFALAGIVFISHPFPIPASLHFPFDNVQPVGYILLTVAACYTSLTLIRTKPINVKGIQLKLPGTGMTLLQLAVSAIDLILVAFIVYTLLAGDISIGYGEFLGIFLMATVTVVLSHVPGGIGVFELVMLTLLASPHSGIILAGLLVFRVIYYLIPLFAAVVLLGLHELSLNRGLASRVMQETSRWSTAIAPLILSGCTLLAGAVLLFSGATPIVTARIGSLQQTLPLPLIEVSHFLGSLTGAALLVLARGLQRRLDSAWWLITSLLSVGIVVSLMKGFDFEEAILLSMLLFALLISRKQYYRKGALIHARFSPGWAGTILTIVFCSIWLGLFAYRHVEYSDELWWAFTIKGDASRFLRGSVGAIAIILLFAFSRLVAAHKPRVSPPTPAELDAVKQLVLSSPQTSTQLALLGDKSLLFNTRQTACIMYGVQKRSWISLGDPIGADADRGELIWQFRELVDRYDGWPVFYQVKPENLSLYLDQGLTILKLGEEARVPLESFDLQGGKRRKLRQAINHCETEECEFSLIPREGVPEILSELRQISDAWLQAKEINEKGFSLGYFDEAYLKQFPIAIVRQQGRIIAFANVLEGAGKDELSADLMRHTPEAPPGVMEYLFVELLLWGRQQGYQWFNFGMAPLSGLENRPLSPVWNRTANLIFRYGDHFYGFEGLRSYKEKFDPVWTPKYLASPGGMALPQILSDVVAIIAKNQSNSNRT; via the coding sequence ATGCTTCATCGTCTTAAACAACTCGCTCCCCTGGCTGTCATTGCAATTTTCATGGGAGCAATCTGGCTGCTGTCCCGGGAATTGAAACATTACAATATTCATGATATCCGCAATGCCATTACCCACATCCCGGCGTGGCGACTCTGGGCAGCCGGCGGTCTGACGGTCATTAATTACCTCGTTCTGATCGGCTATGATTATCTGGCGGTCCGCGCGATACAGCATCCACTCTCCCTGGGAAAAATCTCCCTCGCATCGTTCACCGGTTTCGTAACCAGCTATAACTTTGGCGCTGTTCTGGGAGGGACTTCAGTCCGATATCGCCTGTATTCCGCCTGGGGACTTTCGGCTGTCGAAATTCTGCAGCTGGTCATCATGCTGGGCACGACGTACTGGATTGGTGTGTTTGCCTTAGCAGGAATCGTTTTCATTTCCCACCCGTTTCCGATTCCTGCCTCATTACACTTCCCTTTTGATAATGTGCAGCCAGTCGGGTACATCCTGCTGACGGTCGCCGCCTGTTACACTTCGCTGACGTTGATTCGCACCAAACCTATCAACGTCAAAGGAATTCAGCTGAAACTTCCCGGCACGGGGATGACATTACTGCAACTGGCAGTCTCTGCCATCGATCTGATTCTGGTCGCGTTCATTGTATATACGCTGCTGGCGGGAGACATTTCGATTGGCTACGGCGAATTTCTGGGAATCTTTCTGATGGCCACTGTGACGGTGGTCCTGTCGCACGTGCCTGGCGGAATTGGTGTTTTTGAATTAGTGATGCTGACCCTCCTGGCGTCTCCCCATTCAGGAATAATTCTGGCCGGTCTGCTGGTATTTCGAGTGATTTACTATCTGATTCCCCTGTTTGCAGCAGTCGTACTCCTCGGCTTGCATGAACTTTCTCTCAATCGAGGCCTGGCATCACGCGTGATGCAGGAAACAAGCCGCTGGTCGACAGCCATCGCCCCTCTGATTCTTTCCGGGTGTACGCTGCTGGCCGGAGCCGTACTGCTGTTTTCCGGAGCAACACCGATCGTCACCGCCCGCATTGGATCTCTGCAACAGACGCTCCCACTACCTCTCATTGAAGTCTCGCATTTCCTGGGAAGCTTAACGGGAGCCGCCTTGCTCGTACTGGCCCGGGGCTTGCAACGCCGTTTGGACTCAGCCTGGTGGCTGATTACCTCTCTGTTAAGTGTGGGGATTGTTGTCTCTCTGATGAAAGGTTTTGATTTTGAAGAAGCCATCCTGCTGAGTATGCTGCTGTTCGCATTATTGATCAGTCGCAAACAGTATTATCGAAAAGGCGCTTTGATCCACGCCCGTTTCAGCCCAGGCTGGGCGGGAACCATTTTGACAATCGTGTTCTGTTCGATCTGGCTGGGCCTGTTTGCCTATCGACATGTCGAATATTCAGACGAGCTCTGGTGGGCCTTTACAATCAAAGGAGATGCATCCCGTTTTCTGCGAGGCAGCGTCGGCGCAATCGCTATCATCCTGCTGTTTGCTTTTTCCAGGCTGGTCGCGGCTCACAAGCCTCGTGTGTCGCCACCCACTCCCGCAGAACTGGATGCGGTAAAACAACTGGTCCTGTCATCACCTCAGACCTCCACTCAACTGGCATTGCTGGGCGATAAATCACTATTGTTCAATACCCGACAGACAGCCTGCATCATGTATGGCGTGCAAAAACGTTCCTGGATTTCTCTCGGCGATCCCATCGGGGCAGACGCAGATCGGGGAGAACTGATCTGGCAGTTCCGGGAACTCGTCGATCGCTATGACGGCTGGCCCGTCTTTTATCAGGTCAAACCAGAGAATCTCTCGCTGTATCTGGATCAGGGACTGACCATCCTCAAACTCGGGGAAGAAGCCCGCGTCCCCCTGGAATCGTTTGACCTGCAGGGTGGCAAGCGACGGAAACTCAGACAGGCCATCAATCACTGTGAAACGGAAGAGTGTGAATTCTCACTGATTCCCCGGGAAGGTGTACCGGAAATTCTCAGTGAACTCAGACAGATTTCTGATGCCTGGCTCCAGGCGAAAGAGATCAACGAAAAAGGTTTTTCGCTCGGTTATTTCGATGAAGCGTATCTCAAGCAGTTTCCGATTGCCATCGTTCGACAGCAGGGACGGATCATTGCGTTTGCCAATGTACTGGAGGGTGCCGGCAAAGATGAACTCTCTGCTGACCTGATGCGACATACCCCCGAAGCACCGCCGGGAGTCATGGAATATCTATTTGTGGAATTACTACTCTGGGGCAGGCAGCAGGGTTATCAATGGTTCAATTTCGGTATGGCTCCCCTGTCCGGTCTCGAAAATCGTCCCCTGTCCCCTGTCTGGAATCGAACGGCCAATTTGATTTTTCGTTATGGCGATCATTTCTATGGCTTTGAGGGATTGAGAAGTTATAAAGAGAAATTCGATCCCGTCTGGACACCCAAATACCTGGCGTCTCCCGGCGGAATGGCATTGCCTCAAATATTGTCTGATGTTGTCGCGATCATCGCAAAAAACCAGTCAAATTCAAATCGGACTTAA
- a CDS encoding glycogen debranching protein codes for MDHWDKIEGSPVKLGETWVPSEYAYNFAIYSKHAERVSLLFFAENDLYHPVHVYHFEPHRNKTAEIWHCRIPAVNIRPATYYAYQIEGPSPEAPYDWHAFDSEKLLFDPYSRNIYFPPDFDREAACHPGSNMGRAPLSVLQSIECAFNWDDDQPVHHTSNLIIYEMHVRGFTKRDNSGVTEKARGTFAGVIEKIPYLQELGITAVELLPVYQFDTQDGNYWGYMPLGFFAPHDGYCMSEETCERHIEFCEMVKALHRAGIEVIIDVVYNHTGEGNEKGPTYSFKGIDNTTYYSLTGNPESQFANYSGAGNTLHTANRAVRKMIVDSLQYWVREMHVDGFRFDLASVLTRKADGSIEDTNPTTLGQIGSDSSLAGRRFIAEPWDAGGAFQLGSRFPGHRWMQWNAAYRDTLQKFVRGDEGQIADLMTRLYGSSDLFPDDCLHALRPYQSINYITSHDGFSLYDMVSFNQKRNWENGQHNEDGTHDYSWNCGWEGSDAPEDILKLRKQQVKNFFTLLMVSNGTPMFRMGDEFLQTQEGNNNPYNQDNETSWLDWSRLEANQDMFRFVKQIIAFRKAHSSLCRSYFWREDIKWYGVTRYVDLQPSARTLAFCLHGKAEQDADIYVMINAAANTCGFGIHEGTPGEWKLVIDTAQSSPQDILESGNLGSITKDTYDVQARSVVVLIRQPG; via the coding sequence ATGGACCACTGGGACAAAATCGAAGGTTCCCCTGTAAAGCTGGGGGAAACCTGGGTTCCTTCTGAATACGCCTATAATTTTGCCATCTATTCCAAACATGCAGAGCGGGTTTCCCTGCTCTTTTTCGCCGAAAATGATCTGTATCATCCGGTTCATGTTTATCATTTTGAACCTCACCGCAATAAAACAGCTGAAATCTGGCATTGTCGAATCCCGGCCGTCAATATTCGTCCTGCTACGTATTATGCCTATCAGATTGAGGGCCCCTCTCCCGAAGCCCCTTATGACTGGCATGCGTTTGATTCTGAAAAACTGCTGTTCGATCCGTATTCACGAAATATCTATTTCCCGCCCGACTTTGACAGAGAGGCTGCCTGCCACCCCGGAAGCAATATGGGTCGCGCTCCGCTCTCGGTTCTGCAATCTATCGAATGTGCTTTTAACTGGGACGATGATCAACCGGTTCACCATACCTCTAATTTAATTATCTATGAGATGCATGTACGTGGTTTCACAAAGCGGGATAACTCGGGCGTAACCGAAAAAGCCCGGGGCACCTTTGCAGGAGTCATCGAAAAAATCCCTTACCTGCAGGAACTGGGAATCACAGCGGTCGAACTGCTGCCCGTTTATCAGTTCGATACTCAGGACGGGAATTACTGGGGCTACATGCCTCTCGGATTCTTCGCGCCGCACGATGGATACTGCATGTCGGAAGAGACCTGTGAACGACACATTGAATTTTGTGAAATGGTGAAAGCCCTGCACCGCGCCGGAATCGAAGTCATTATAGATGTCGTCTACAACCACACAGGCGAAGGAAACGAGAAAGGCCCGACCTACAGCTTCAAAGGCATTGATAACACGACCTATTATTCATTGACAGGCAACCCCGAATCTCAATTCGCCAACTACTCGGGAGCGGGTAACACCCTGCACACCGCCAACCGTGCCGTGCGCAAAATGATTGTCGACAGTCTGCAATACTGGGTGAGAGAAATGCACGTCGATGGATTTCGCTTCGATCTGGCCAGCGTGCTCACCAGAAAAGCAGATGGCAGTATTGAAGACACGAACCCGACGACACTCGGGCAGATCGGATCTGACTCTTCGCTGGCAGGCAGACGATTCATTGCAGAACCCTGGGATGCGGGTGGCGCTTTTCAGCTGGGCTCACGTTTTCCCGGTCATCGCTGGATGCAATGGAATGCCGCCTATCGGGATACACTGCAAAAATTTGTCCGAGGCGATGAGGGACAGATTGCGGACCTGATGACGCGACTGTACGGCAGTAGTGATCTCTTCCCGGACGACTGCCTGCATGCACTCAGACCCTACCAGAGTATCAACTACATCACTTCGCATGACGGCTTCTCCCTGTACGATATGGTGTCATTCAATCAAAAACGCAACTGGGAGAACGGCCAGCACAACGAGGATGGAACTCACGATTACAGCTGGAATTGTGGCTGGGAGGGATCTGACGCCCCCGAGGACATACTCAAATTGAGAAAGCAGCAGGTCAAAAACTTTTTCACCCTCCTGATGGTTTCCAATGGCACCCCCATGTTTCGCATGGGAGATGAATTTCTGCAAACCCAGGAAGGAAACAACAATCCCTATAATCAAGACAATGAAACCAGTTGGCTGGACTGGAGCCGCCTGGAAGCAAACCAGGATATGTTCCGATTTGTGAAACAGATCATCGCGTTTCGCAAAGCCCATTCATCCCTGTGCCGGTCTTATTTCTGGCGGGAAGACATTAAGTGGTACGGCGTCACTCGGTATGTAGACCTCCAGCCTTCTGCCCGAACTCTCGCTTTCTGCCTGCACGGTAAAGCAGAACAGGACGCAGATATTTATGTGATGATCAATGCGGCCGCCAATACCTGCGGCTTTGGAATACATGAAGGTACTCCGGGAGAATGGAAACTTGTTATTGATACGGCACAATCCAGTCCGCAGGATATCCTGGAATCAGGCAACCTGGGCTCCATTACAAAAGACACGTATGACGTGCAGGCACGGTCTGTGGTGGTACTGATCAGACAACCTGGTTAA
- a CDS encoding FAD-dependent oxidoreductase, whose amino-acid sequence MSESRPPLSGSQIRTRCCIVGGGPAGLFLGYLLARAGVEVIVLEKHKDFLRDFRGDTIHPSTLQLLFELGLLDEFLQIADKHFEALNLNFEGQQIPGPYFTHLPTECKFITFAPQWDFLNMIASHASEYPNFHLHLQAEAKHLIRDGEHVIGVKVNGLEGEYEIFSDLVVGADGRGSQMRIDANVEVIEKGIPIDVLWFRVGKQGDIDDNTLARIKQGRMLITIDRGDYFQAGLIIHKGFFDEIKQEGLEVFRNRILDILPDLGEGVAEIDSWDKVRLLTVQLNHITNWAQPGLLLIGDAAHAMSPVGGVGVNLAVQDAVATANLLADKLYEGVVTLADLQEVQNRRERPALKTQRMQVFAHQRLFGGHSAPGKPVSISWGLRKFARLLAPILRRTAGKLIGLGFLPEHIQTPERAAKNSTPVAP is encoded by the coding sequence ATGAGTGAATCCCGTCCCCCACTCTCTGGGTCACAAATCAGAACGCGGTGCTGTATTGTCGGTGGTGGTCCCGCCGGTCTCTTTCTGGGTTACCTGCTGGCCCGCGCAGGCGTTGAAGTCATCGTGCTGGAGAAACACAAAGACTTTCTACGTGATTTTCGTGGCGATACCATTCACCCCTCTACGCTGCAATTGTTGTTTGAACTGGGACTGTTGGATGAATTTCTCCAAATCGCTGACAAACACTTTGAAGCTCTGAACCTGAACTTTGAAGGCCAGCAGATTCCCGGACCTTATTTCACGCATCTGCCAACCGAATGCAAGTTCATCACCTTTGCTCCCCAATGGGACTTTCTCAACATGATTGCCAGTCATGCCAGTGAATATCCCAACTTCCATCTTCATCTGCAGGCCGAAGCGAAACACCTGATTCGGGATGGAGAGCACGTCATTGGGGTCAAAGTAAATGGACTGGAGGGGGAATACGAAATCTTTTCCGATCTGGTGGTAGGCGCCGATGGTCGTGGTTCACAGATGCGGATTGATGCCAACGTCGAAGTGATCGAAAAAGGAATTCCCATCGATGTTCTCTGGTTTCGAGTAGGGAAACAGGGAGACATTGATGACAACACGCTGGCACGGATTAAACAGGGCCGCATGCTGATCACGATCGACCGCGGAGACTATTTCCAGGCGGGTCTGATTATCCATAAAGGATTTTTTGATGAAATCAAGCAGGAAGGCCTGGAAGTCTTCCGAAACCGAATTCTGGATATCCTCCCCGATCTGGGAGAGGGAGTCGCAGAAATCGACAGCTGGGACAAAGTCAGACTCTTAACCGTGCAACTGAATCATATCACCAACTGGGCACAACCGGGCCTGTTATTGATTGGAGATGCCGCCCATGCCATGTCGCCTGTCGGCGGAGTCGGGGTTAACCTGGCGGTACAGGATGCCGTCGCCACTGCCAATCTGCTGGCTGATAAACTGTACGAGGGAGTGGTTACATTGGCCGATCTGCAAGAGGTGCAAAATCGACGTGAACGCCCCGCATTGAAAACGCAACGCATGCAGGTCTTTGCCCACCAGCGACTGTTTGGAGGACACTCTGCGCCCGGTAAACCTGTCTCGATCTCCTGGGGCCTCAGAAAGTTTGCCAGGTTATTGGCCCCGATTCTTAGACGGACCGCAGGCAAGCTGATTGGTCTGGGATTTCTACCCGAGCATATTCAGACCCCGGAACGGGCAGCGAAAAACAGTACTCCTGTCGCCCCATAA